One Granulicella sp. 5B5 DNA window includes the following coding sequences:
- a CDS encoding M28 family metallopeptidase: MIRASVRAVLSFAAIAVFATAANAQTSSIFGYQDFSQQQKLDSTFLAVPDAKLAGQELKILTAEPHWASSPEDYKTAQYVAEKFKAAGLQTQIVPFRVWLNKPVKIEITAVDANGKKLMAGPTPEHVDPKAYGGDPFQDDPRVLPAFNGSSASGDVTADAVYANYGTLEDFKKLKELGVDVKGKIVLVRYGANFRGVKVYIAQQYGAAGVIIYSDPADDGYVRGDKYPRGPMRPDSGVQRGSVQFLPIYAGDPSSPGVGATPDLPDSARMMDPAKMNQPSIPANPLSYKDAAPILEALDGPATPHDWQGGLPFTYHLGGTGAVKVHMHLEQDYKLRTIWDVIGTIPGEDTEHWVVAGNHRDAWVYGAVDPNSGTAAMLEAVHGLGALLKQGWKPKRTIVVCSWDAEEEGLIGSTEWVESHMAQLSHAVAYFNTDVGVAGPEFNASAVPSLQEFVRQVTQQVPSPKGGTVYEQWLKAQQDTPRRRGMEPTNASEVRVGTLGSGSDFTPFFQHVGVPSTDVGSEGPYGVYHSVFDNYNWFIKNADPTFVYEQQMARVFGLEILHMADADVLPYDYRLYGAEVERFVSAAKVRAEKAKMSADFNGAEAAAKRFAAAGEAIYKVQSGTPDAAKLASVNDALRNAETALLTPAGLPHRAWYKHTIFDPGEFTGYAAVVIPGVNEGIDADDNARTEAQLTVLAKQLNEAASVLENAAK; the protein is encoded by the coding sequence ATGATTCGAGCAAGCGTACGGGCCGTTTTGTCTTTCGCCGCAATCGCCGTCTTTGCAACGGCAGCCAATGCCCAGACCTCAAGCATCTTTGGCTACCAGGACTTTTCGCAGCAGCAGAAGCTGGACTCGACGTTCCTGGCGGTGCCGGACGCGAAGCTCGCGGGCCAGGAGCTGAAGATCCTGACAGCGGAGCCGCATTGGGCGAGCTCGCCGGAGGACTACAAGACGGCACAGTATGTCGCCGAGAAGTTCAAGGCCGCCGGGCTGCAGACGCAGATTGTTCCCTTCCGCGTGTGGCTGAACAAGCCGGTGAAGATCGAGATCACGGCGGTGGATGCCAATGGCAAAAAGCTGATGGCCGGGCCAACGCCGGAGCACGTCGACCCGAAGGCCTATGGAGGCGATCCGTTCCAGGACGATCCGCGCGTGCTGCCGGCGTTCAATGGCTCCTCGGCCTCCGGCGATGTGACCGCCGATGCCGTGTATGCGAACTACGGCACGCTGGAGGACTTCAAGAAGCTGAAGGAGCTGGGCGTCGATGTGAAGGGCAAGATCGTGCTGGTGCGGTATGGCGCGAACTTCCGTGGCGTGAAGGTGTACATCGCGCAACAGTATGGCGCGGCGGGCGTGATTATCTACTCCGACCCAGCGGATGACGGGTACGTGCGCGGCGACAAGTATCCGCGCGGGCCGATGCGGCCGGACAGCGGTGTGCAGCGCGGCAGCGTGCAGTTTCTGCCAATCTATGCGGGCGATCCGTCGTCGCCGGGCGTGGGCGCGACGCCGGACCTGCCGGACTCAGCGCGCATGATGGACCCGGCGAAGATGAACCAGCCGTCTATTCCCGCCAATCCGCTGTCGTACAAGGATGCCGCGCCGATCCTGGAGGCGCTTGACGGCCCCGCCACACCGCATGACTGGCAGGGCGGGCTGCCGTTTACCTATCACCTGGGCGGCACGGGCGCGGTGAAGGTGCACATGCACCTGGAGCAGGACTACAAGCTGCGAACGATCTGGGACGTTATCGGCACCATTCCCGGCGAGGACACCGAGCACTGGGTGGTTGCTGGCAACCATCGCGATGCTTGGGTGTACGGCGCGGTGGACCCGAACAGTGGCACGGCTGCGATGCTGGAGGCCGTGCATGGGCTGGGCGCTCTGCTGAAGCAGGGCTGGAAGCCGAAGCGGACGATCGTGGTTTGCAGCTGGGACGCCGAGGAAGAGGGCTTGATCGGCTCGACGGAGTGGGTGGAGAGCCACATGGCGCAGTTGAGCCATGCGGTGGCGTACTTCAACACGGACGTGGGTGTGGCCGGGCCGGAGTTCAACGCGTCGGCGGTGCCGTCGTTGCAGGAGTTTGTGCGGCAGGTGACGCAGCAGGTGCCGAGTCCGAAGGGTGGCACGGTATATGAGCAGTGGCTAAAGGCGCAGCAGGACACGCCGCGCCGGCGCGGCATGGAGCCGACCAATGCGAGCGAAGTGCGCGTCGGCACGCTCGGCTCGGGATCGGACTTTACGCCGTTCTTCCAGCACGTCGGCGTGCCTTCTACCGATGTTGGCTCCGAAGGGCCTTATGGCGTGTACCACTCGGTGTTTGATAACTACAACTGGTTCATCAAGAACGCCGACCCGACGTTTGTGTATGAGCAGCAGATGGCGCGGGTGTTCGGGCTGGAGATCCTGCACATGGCGGATGCCGATGTGCTGCCCTACGACTACCGGCTGTACGGCGCCGAGGTGGAACGCTTTGTGAGCGCTGCGAAGGTGCGCGCAGAGAAGGCGAAGATGTCTGCCGACTTCAACGGTGCGGAGGCGGCCGCAAAGCGTTTTGCGGCCGCGGGTGAGGCGATCTACAAGGTGCAGAGCGGCACACCGGATGCGGCGAAGCTGGCCTCGGTGAACGATGCCCTGCGCAATGCGGAGACCGCGCTGCTAACACCGGCGGGCCTGCCGCATCGGGCCTGGTACAAGCACACGATCTTCGATCCGGGCGAGTTTACGGGCTATGCCGCGGTGGTGATTCCAGGCGTGAATGAGGGCATCGACGCGGACGACAACGCTCGTACAGAGGCACAGCTGACGGTGCTGGCGAAACAGTTGAACGAGGCGGCATCGGTGCTGGAGAACGCTGCAAAATAA